In a single window of the Streptomyces sp. CGMCC 4.7035 genome:
- a CDS encoding alginate lyase family protein, with amino-acid sequence MPHAPAAHRRGLRPALLAAVAATIAALGGALLTWPATHRADAAPATFAHPGVTVSRAQLDFARSEVNAGAQPWKGAFDQMTASKYADLNRTPKPRATVECGSYSNPNYGCTDEREDAIAAYTDALVWYITRDERYARKSIELMDAWSAVIKEHTNSNAPLQTGWAGSSWPRAAEIIKYTYTGTWANSGRFATMLRDVYLPEVIGGSNSNGNWELSMMEAAIGISVFLEDRTSYDKAMARFRTRAAAYVYLASDGDLPKTVPSQNLDTRDKIVKYWQGQSTFVTGLTQETCRDFTHTGYGISAISHIAETSRIQGQDLYGTDVGERLRQALGFQSKYQLGAAVPSWLCGGSLTLGLGPVTEVGFNALHNRLGIAMTNTQALTEQNRPAGSNNLFVAWETLTHGDNPG; translated from the coding sequence ATGCCACACGCCCCTGCGGCCCACCGCCGCGGATTACGCCCCGCTCTCCTCGCCGCCGTCGCGGCCACGATCGCCGCGCTCGGCGGCGCCCTGCTCACCTGGCCCGCCACCCACCGCGCGGACGCGGCCCCCGCCACCTTCGCCCACCCCGGAGTCACCGTCTCCAGGGCCCAGTTGGACTTCGCCCGCAGCGAGGTCAACGCCGGCGCCCAGCCCTGGAAGGGCGCCTTCGACCAGATGACGGCGAGCAAGTACGCCGACCTGAACCGCACCCCGAAGCCTCGCGCCACCGTCGAGTGCGGCTCGTACTCGAACCCGAACTACGGCTGCACCGACGAGCGCGAGGACGCGATCGCCGCGTACACCGACGCGCTCGTCTGGTACATCACCCGCGACGAGCGATACGCCAGGAAGTCCATCGAGCTGATGGACGCCTGGTCGGCCGTCATCAAGGAGCACACGAACAGCAACGCGCCTCTGCAGACCGGCTGGGCGGGCTCCTCCTGGCCCAGGGCCGCGGAGATCATCAAGTACACGTACACCGGTACCTGGGCGAACTCCGGTCGCTTCGCGACCATGCTCCGCGACGTCTACCTCCCCGAGGTGATAGGCGGCTCGAACTCCAACGGCAACTGGGAGCTGTCGATGATGGAGGCGGCGATCGGCATCTCCGTCTTCCTCGAGGACAGGACGTCGTACGACAAGGCGATGGCGAGGTTCCGTACGCGCGCCGCCGCATATGTGTACCTCGCCTCCGACGGCGACCTGCCCAAGACCGTGCCCAGCCAGAACCTCGACACCAGGGACAAGATCGTCAAGTACTGGCAGGGGCAGTCCACCTTCGTCACCGGGCTCACCCAGGAGACCTGCCGGGACTTCACACACACGGGATACGGCATCTCCGCCATCTCGCACATCGCCGAGACCAGCCGGATCCAGGGGCAGGACCTGTACGGCACCGACGTGGGCGAGCGGCTGCGGCAGGCGCTCGGCTTCCAGTCCAAGTACCAGCTGGGCGCGGCCGTGCCGAGCTGGCTGTGCGGCGGCTCCCTCACTCTCGGCCTCGGTCCGGTCACCGAGGTCGGCTTCAACGCCCTGCACAACCGTCTGGGGATCGCGATGACCAACACCCAGGCGCTGACCGAGCAGAACCGTCCGGCCGGCAGCAACAACCTCTTCGTGGCCTGGGAGACCCTC
- the dut gene encoding dUTP diphosphatase, protein MSRNPVNVLIRRVDPDVPLPAYAHPGDAGADLRTTQSCELKPGERAVLPTGVSVALPEGYAAFVHPRSGLAARCGVALVNAPGTVDAGYRGEIKVIVVNLDPRETVRFERFDRIAQLVVQQVERVRFQEVAELPDSARAEGGFGSTGGHAAVRGETGGNRYASVVSDREGQ, encoded by the coding sequence GTGAGCCGCAATCCCGTGAACGTGCTGATCCGGCGCGTCGACCCCGACGTACCGCTTCCGGCGTACGCGCACCCCGGCGACGCGGGAGCCGATCTGCGCACCACCCAGAGCTGCGAGCTCAAGCCCGGGGAGCGGGCCGTTCTGCCCACGGGCGTGTCTGTCGCGCTGCCCGAGGGGTACGCGGCCTTCGTGCATCCGCGTTCCGGTCTCGCCGCCCGCTGCGGTGTCGCCCTCGTCAATGCCCCAGGGACGGTTGATGCCGGGTACCGTGGGGAGATCAAGGTGATCGTGGTGAATCTCGACCCGCGCGAGACCGTGCGGTTCGAGCGCTTCGACCGGATTGCCCAACTGGTCGTCCAGCAGGTCGAGAGGGTCCGCTTCCAGGAGGTCGCGGAGCTTCCCGACTCGGCACGGGCCGAGGGGGGCTTCGGGTCCACGGGCGGTCATGCCGCAGTGCGCGGCGAAACGGGTGGGAATCGATACGCTTCGGTCGTATCCGACCGGGAAGGACAGTGA
- a CDS encoding PaaI family thioesterase has protein sequence MSGTSPALTPPADAVAPVRHPDAPAPGELLGAHYEQCFGCGGEQPHGLHLQARAGEGVSITAEFTVQPAHQGAPGLAHGGVLATALDETLGSLNWLLRTIAVTGRLETDFARPVPVGTVLYLEAEVTAVAGRKIYSRATGRIGGPDGPVAVRAEALFIEVKVDHFIDNGRPQEIQVAMNDPDQVRRARAFEVNP, from the coding sequence GTGAGTGGTACTTCCCCAGCCCTGACGCCCCCTGCCGACGCCGTGGCGCCGGTACGGCACCCCGACGCTCCCGCCCCGGGCGAGCTGCTCGGCGCGCACTACGAGCAGTGCTTCGGGTGCGGGGGAGAACAGCCCCACGGGCTGCACCTTCAGGCGCGGGCCGGTGAGGGCGTGTCCATCACCGCCGAGTTCACGGTCCAGCCCGCCCACCAGGGGGCGCCCGGCCTCGCCCACGGCGGGGTCCTCGCGACCGCCCTCGACGAGACCCTCGGCTCGCTGAACTGGCTGCTGCGCACCATCGCGGTCACCGGACGGCTGGAGACCGACTTCGCGCGGCCGGTGCCCGTCGGTACCGTGTTGTACCTGGAGGCCGAGGTGACGGCGGTGGCCGGGCGGAAGATCTACTCTCGGGCGACCGGGCGGATCGGCGGCCCCGACGGCCCTGTCGCCGTCCGTGCGGAGGCCCTCTTCATCGAGGTGAAGGTCGACCACTTCATCGACAACGGCCGCCCGCAGGAGATCCAGGTGGCCATGAACGACCCGGACCAGGTCCGGCGCGCACGAGCCTTCGAGGTGAACCCGTGA
- a CDS encoding DUF3710 domain-containing protein — translation MFGRRKKKGAAEDAAGEAEQVVDGVDTEADEEEAERERVRLEPEPRPDGPWDSSEVREPGEGRVDLGGLFVPGVEGMELRVEVAGDAIVAATVVLRDSAVQLQAFAAPKREGIWGEVREEIAGGITQQGGIVDEVEGPLGWELRAQVPVQLPDGTGGFQVVRFVGVDGPRWFLRGVISGQGAVQPQAAGLLEQIFRDTVVVRGEGPMAPRDPIVLKLPNDAQMVPEGVQQEEGTSRFSGGMGQLQRGPEITEVR, via the coding sequence GTGTTCGGACGTCGCAAGAAGAAGGGTGCCGCCGAGGATGCGGCCGGCGAGGCCGAGCAGGTCGTCGACGGTGTCGACACTGAGGCGGACGAGGAAGAGGCCGAGCGCGAGCGCGTGAGGCTCGAGCCGGAGCCGCGGCCCGACGGCCCCTGGGACAGCTCCGAGGTCCGTGAGCCCGGCGAGGGCCGCGTGGACCTGGGCGGTCTGTTCGTGCCCGGGGTCGAGGGCATGGAGCTGCGGGTCGAGGTCGCGGGCGACGCCATCGTGGCGGCGACCGTGGTGCTGCGCGACAGCGCCGTCCAGCTGCAGGCCTTCGCCGCGCCCAAGCGCGAGGGCATCTGGGGCGAGGTCCGCGAGGAGATCGCCGGTGGCATCACCCAGCAGGGCGGCATCGTCGACGAGGTCGAGGGTCCGCTGGGCTGGGAGCTGCGCGCGCAGGTGCCTGTGCAGCTGCCGGACGGCACGGGCGGTTTCCAGGTCGTGCGGTTCGTCGGGGTGGACGGTCCCCGCTGGTTCCTGCGGGGCGTGATCTCCGGCCAGGGCGCCGTGCAGCCGCAGGCCGCGGGCCTGCTCGAGCAGATCTTCCGGGACACGGTCGTGGTCCGTGGCGAGGGCCCGATGGCGCCCCGCGATCCGATCGTCCTGAAGCTGCCGAACGACGCGCAGATGGTGCCCGAGGGTGTGCAGCAGGAGGAGGGCACCTCCCGCTTCTCCGGCGGCATGGGGCAGTTGCAGCGCGGACCCGAGATCACCGAGGTCCGGTAG